From a region of the Thiomicrorhabdus sp. genome:
- the cmoA gene encoding carboxy-S-adenosyl-L-methionine synthase CmoA — protein sequence MLKTSQKDTIYAQAHEAIGAFQFDESVVAVFPDMIQRSVPGYQTILTGIGELTKAYAQPNTKLYDLGCSLGAAALTMRRNITVQGCEIEAIDNSEAMIKRAEEYLHAYHSDIPVNLHCANMTEVPIINASVVVINFTLQFIDPEERDELIKKIYQGLQPGGVLILSEKIHFEDSKLQNAIEHMHLQFKRANGYSELEISQKRSSLENVLISDTEAEHIKRLNNAGFSSAGIWFQAYNFASFLAIK from the coding sequence ATGCTAAAAACTAGCCAAAAAGACACCATTTACGCCCAAGCTCATGAAGCCATTGGAGCGTTTCAATTTGATGAATCGGTCGTGGCGGTTTTTCCAGACATGATTCAGCGTTCCGTGCCAGGTTACCAAACCATTTTAACGGGCATTGGTGAGCTGACTAAAGCCTATGCCCAACCCAATACCAAACTCTATGATTTAGGCTGTTCATTAGGTGCGGCGGCATTAACCATGCGTCGTAATATTACGGTGCAAGGTTGTGAAATTGAGGCCATTGATAACTCAGAAGCGATGATTAAACGTGCTGAGGAGTACTTACACGCTTATCATTCAGATATTCCCGTAAATTTGCACTGTGCCAATATGACGGAGGTGCCAATCATCAACGCGTCAGTCGTGGTGATTAACTTTACCTTACAGTTTATTGATCCAGAAGAACGTGATGAACTGATTAAAAAAATTTACCAAGGCCTTCAACCTGGTGGCGTGTTGATTTTGTCTGAAAAAATTCATTTTGAAGACAGCAAACTTCAAAATGCCATTGAACATATGCATTTACAGTTTAAACGCGCCAATGGCTATTCTGAATTAGAGATCAGTCAAAAACGCAGCTCTTTAGAAAACGTACTCATATCCGATACCGAAGCTGAACATATCAAACGTTTAAACAATGCAGGCTTTAGCTCAGCAGGCATTTGGTTTCAAGCGTATAATTTTGCCTCTTTTTTAGCGATAAAATAA
- the cmoB gene encoding tRNA 5-methoxyuridine(34)/uridine 5-oxyacetic acid(34) synthase CmoB, whose translation MKQHYDTFWNKLEDERFNEWKQQLPLLIDTALHPEGNGNLPRWLDAMKRVQCFEANMPFDLNQSAITVAQNSPLNEAEKLELESALREFHPWRKGPFSIHDIFIDTEWHSDWKWDRVRPHLANLKGRKVLDIGCGSGYHLWRMAGEGTELAVGVDPSLLFMCQFLVLKHFIGEKIPAYFLPLTLEQLPVSKKGGAFDTVFSMGVLYHRRSPIDHIYELKNQLLPGGEMVLETIVVPEEHGQLLVPGERYAQMRNVWFLPSVKELTHWLERCGMQNVRCVDIDQTSIKEQRTTDWMTWNSLETFLDPEDHNKTIEGYPAPLRAVMVCNKPK comes from the coding sequence GTGAAGCAACATTACGATACTTTTTGGAATAAACTCGAAGACGAACGATTTAATGAGTGGAAACAACAGCTTCCTTTATTAATTGATACCGCCCTACATCCAGAAGGTAATGGCAACTTACCACGCTGGTTAGATGCAATGAAGCGTGTGCAATGTTTTGAGGCAAATATGCCGTTTGACCTTAATCAATCTGCAATAACCGTTGCCCAAAATAGTCCTTTAAATGAAGCTGAGAAACTTGAGTTAGAAAGTGCGTTGCGTGAGTTTCATCCTTGGCGTAAAGGGCCTTTTTCTATTCACGATATTTTTATTGATACCGAATGGCATTCAGACTGGAAATGGGATCGTGTTCGCCCCCATTTAGCGAATTTAAAAGGCCGCAAAGTATTAGATATTGGTTGTGGCAGTGGTTATCACCTTTGGCGAATGGCGGGTGAAGGTACTGAGTTAGCGGTAGGCGTTGACCCAAGCTTACTGTTTATGTGTCAATTTTTGGTACTCAAACACTTTATTGGTGAAAAAATTCCTGCCTATTTCTTACCGCTTACCTTGGAACAATTGCCCGTTTCTAAAAAAGGTGGAGCATTTGATACGGTATTTTCTATGGGCGTGTTATACCATCGCCGCTCACCGATTGACCATATTTACGAGCTAAAAAACCAACTTTTACCAGGTGGCGAAATGGTTTTAGAAACCATTGTTGTGCCAGAAGAACACGGTCAACTATTAGTGCCTGGCGAGCGTTATGCTCAAATGCGCAATGTGTGGTTTTTACCTTCTGTAAAAGAACTGACTCACTGGTTAGAACGTTGCGGTATGCAAAATGTACGCTGTGTGGATATTGACCAAACCAGCATTAAAGAACAACGTACCACCGATTGGATGACTTGGAACTCTCTAGAAACTTTCTTAGATCCAGAAGACCACAACAAAACCATAGAAGGTTACCCTGCTCCGCTTCGTGCCGTAATGGTGTGTAATAAACCAAAATAA
- the eat gene encoding ethanolamine permease, translating into METKANQEYYAKRQLKKGTAGWFLLAGLGVSYVISGDFAGWNFGIEQAGWGGFAIAAVLMAIMYLTLVLSLAEMSSAIPTAGGGYGFARQAMGSTAGFMTGLAVLIEYALAPAAIVIFIGSAFEALTGFNGMWVYALFYLVFVGIHLLGVGEALKIMMVISGLAVFAILATGVALFSSFDSSNLFNIAVTDAAGASELLPLGWYGVWAALPFAMWLFLAIEGVPLAAEEAKDPAKDVPKGIIAAMLFLLFTAILVVFLLAGSAGADMISKSAVPLVDALNANGNHALATLVNLLGLAGLIASFFSIIYGYSRLIFALSRAGYLPKSLSLTTEHKKVPARALIIPGIFGFLVSLSGEGDLILAMAVVGATVSYALMAYSHIVLRIKQPELERPYKTPGGIVTSSIALVLSLIALTGVYAFDPRAFFYTMILFVIGMAYYLLFSKKSLVAHTAEEEFEMLAQAQADLEPAYQKAT; encoded by the coding sequence ATGGAAACGAAAGCAAATCAAGAATATTACGCCAAACGGCAACTTAAAAAAGGCACAGCAGGCTGGTTTTTATTGGCAGGTTTGGGTGTGTCCTATGTTATTTCAGGTGATTTTGCCGGTTGGAACTTTGGTATTGAACAAGCAGGATGGGGTGGTTTTGCGATAGCCGCAGTACTAATGGCGATTATGTATTTAACTTTAGTTTTATCATTAGCGGAGATGTCATCGGCTATTCCAACTGCGGGTGGTGGTTATGGTTTTGCCCGTCAAGCAATGGGGTCAACGGCAGGCTTTATGACAGGGTTGGCAGTATTAATAGAGTACGCCTTGGCTCCAGCAGCCATAGTTATATTCATTGGCTCTGCGTTTGAGGCTCTTACTGGCTTTAATGGCATGTGGGTGTACGCCTTGTTCTATTTGGTGTTTGTTGGTATTCACCTATTGGGAGTGGGTGAAGCCTTAAAAATCATGATGGTCATTAGCGGATTGGCAGTGTTTGCTATCTTGGCAACGGGTGTAGCGTTATTCAGTAGTTTTGATTCGTCTAACTTGTTTAATATAGCGGTGACCGATGCCGCAGGGGCTTCTGAACTTTTACCATTAGGTTGGTATGGTGTTTGGGCGGCTTTACCGTTTGCCATGTGGTTATTCTTAGCTATTGAAGGTGTACCTTTGGCGGCAGAAGAAGCTAAGGATCCAGCTAAAGACGTACCAAAAGGCATTATCGCCGCTATGCTGTTTTTATTGTTTACAGCGATTTTAGTGGTGTTTTTATTAGCAGGTTCTGCAGGTGCAGATATGATTAGTAAGAGTGCTGTTCCATTAGTGGATGCCTTAAATGCCAATGGTAACCATGCGTTAGCAACACTAGTAAACCTATTAGGTTTAGCAGGATTAATTGCTTCATTCTTCTCAATTATTTATGGTTATAGTCGCCTTATTTTTGCACTGTCTCGTGCAGGTTATCTTCCAAAATCATTGTCTTTAACCACTGAGCATAAAAAAGTCCCTGCACGTGCGTTAATTATTCCGGGTATTTTTGGGTTTTTGGTGTCGTTAAGTGGTGAAGGTGATTTGATTCTAGCCATGGCAGTTGTAGGAGCAACGGTTTCTTATGCGTTAATGGCTTACAGTCATATTGTGTTAAGAATCAAACAACCTGAGCTTGAACGTCCATATAAAACACCTGGAGGCATTGTCACTTCCAGTATTGCACTGGTATTGTCTTTAATTGCATTAACAGGCGTTTATGCATTTGATCCACGAGCTTTTTTCTATACTATGATTCTGTTTGTAATTGGTATGGCGTATTACTTATTGTTCAGTAAAAAGAGCTTGGTTGCCCATACTGCAGAAGAAGAGTTTGAAATGTTAGCTCAGGCTCAAGCAGATTTAGAACCTGCTTATCAAAAAGCGACTTAA
- the eutC gene encoding ethanolamine ammonia-lyase subunit EutC, which yields MNKHDSIKGNLSHSSTPPSEVVENPWRKLREYTDARIGLGRSGVSLPTHEMLAFQLAHAQAKDAVHMPLNVSSLQQKLNSVIRVNQISQYVLHSQAIDRVSYLQRPDLGRRLDESSQQQLNALSHSLQVNFDLAIVIVDGLSSKAVQQNAAPFIETLLNHFANDADLKELQLAPITIVEQGRVAIGDEIGELLNAKLVVVLIGERPGLSSPDSLGLYLTWEPNVGRNDAQRNCISNIRPAGLSFEDASQKALYLIKESRRLKLTGVNLKDRSNEKSISNQMDETNFLIE from the coding sequence ATGAATAAGCACGACTCTATTAAAGGGAACTTAAGCCATTCAAGCACTCCCCCCTCTGAAGTAGTTGAAAACCCATGGCGAAAATTGCGTGAATATACCGATGCCCGTATTGGTTTGGGCCGTTCAGGGGTTAGCTTACCCACGCATGAAATGTTGGCATTTCAACTGGCACATGCACAAGCTAAAGATGCAGTACATATGCCTTTAAACGTGTCTTCTCTTCAACAAAAACTGAATAGTGTAATCCGCGTTAATCAAATTTCGCAGTATGTTTTACATAGTCAAGCAATAGATCGCGTTAGTTATCTTCAACGTCCCGATTTAGGCAGACGTTTAGATGAATCCTCGCAACAACAGCTCAACGCTCTTAGCCACTCTTTACAAGTCAATTTTGACTTGGCAATTGTGATTGTTGATGGCCTTTCATCAAAAGCGGTTCAGCAAAATGCGGCTCCGTTTATAGAAACATTGTTAAACCATTTTGCAAATGATGCCGATCTTAAAGAATTGCAATTAGCGCCCATCACAATTGTTGAGCAAGGCCGTGTGGCAATTGGTGATGAGATAGGTGAATTACTCAATGCCAAATTGGTTGTGGTATTGATTGGTGAACGACCAGGGTTAAGTTCACCAGACAGCTTAGGGTTATACCTAACTTGGGAACCCAATGTAGGTCGTAACGATGCTCAAAGAAACTGTATTTCAAATATTCGCCCAGCAGGTTTGTCTTTTGAAGATGCAAGCCAAAAAGCACTGTATTTAATTAAAGAATCACGTCGCCTAAAACTCACAGGCGTTAATTTAAAGGACCGAAGTAATGAAAAATCAATAAGCAATCAAATGGATGAAACTAACTTTTTAATTGAATGA
- a CDS encoding ethanolamine ammonia-lyase subunit EutB, whose product MILNYHYSLGGYRYQFKDLGDLLAKATPARSGDRLAGVIAESAVQRAAAQMALAELPLKTFLNEAVIPYETDEVTRLIIDEHDSAAFSSISHLTVGDFRNWLLSDKVDSETLKQVRWGITPEMAAAVSKIMRNQDLIMVAKKCNVTSAFRGTIGLPNRLATRLQPNHPTDDVNGIAASLLDGLLYGNGDAVIGINPATDNVSQAIKLMNLMDDVIQTYKIPTQSCVLTHVTNTIEAIELGAPVDLVFQSIGGTEATNSSFGFNLNTLKEAQEAALSLNRGTVGNNVMYFETGQGSSLSANAHHGLDQQTCETRAYAVARKFSPLLVNTVVGFIGPEYLFDGKEITRAGLEDHFCGKLLGLPMGCDVCYTNHAEADQNDMDNLLTLLGVAGCSFVMGIPGSDDIMLNYQTTSFHDALYVRRVLGLKPSPEFEKWLSDMAIFKDVDNFILSDEMPSSFAHSLTSLPRGRL is encoded by the coding sequence ATGATCTTGAACTATCACTATTCTCTTGGCGGATATCGTTATCAATTTAAAGACTTAGGTGATTTGCTTGCCAAAGCGACGCCTGCTCGTTCGGGAGATCGATTAGCAGGTGTGATTGCTGAGTCGGCAGTGCAAAGAGCCGCCGCTCAAATGGCATTGGCAGAATTACCACTTAAGACTTTTTTAAATGAGGCGGTTATTCCTTACGAAACCGATGAAGTGACTCGGTTGATTATTGATGAGCATGATAGTGCAGCATTTTCTAGCATTTCACATCTTACGGTTGGCGACTTTCGTAACTGGTTGCTTAGCGACAAAGTTGATTCTGAAACTCTTAAACAAGTTCGTTGGGGTATTACGCCAGAAATGGCTGCGGCTGTGAGTAAAATCATGCGTAACCAAGATTTAATTATGGTGGCCAAAAAATGCAATGTGACCTCTGCCTTTAGAGGAACAATCGGCCTACCAAATCGTTTAGCTACTCGCTTACAACCTAATCATCCTACCGATGATGTTAATGGCATAGCGGCCAGTCTTTTAGATGGCTTATTGTACGGTAATGGCGATGCGGTGATTGGCATTAACCCTGCAACAGATAATGTGTCACAAGCTATTAAGCTGATGAATCTAATGGATGATGTGATTCAAACCTATAAAATTCCTACCCAATCTTGTGTTCTCACGCACGTTACCAACACCATAGAAGCAATTGAACTTGGTGCTCCTGTTGATTTAGTTTTTCAATCGATTGGAGGTACAGAAGCGACCAATAGTAGTTTTGGTTTTAATCTAAATACCCTTAAAGAAGCTCAAGAAGCGGCACTCTCTTTAAACCGTGGCACAGTTGGCAACAACGTAATGTATTTTGAAACAGGGCAAGGTAGTTCTCTTTCAGCTAATGCCCATCATGGATTAGATCAACAGACCTGTGAAACCAGAGCCTATGCAGTTGCTAGAAAGTTTTCTCCTTTATTAGTTAACACTGTTGTCGGTTTTATTGGGCCAGAATACCTATTTGATGGCAAGGAGATTACGCGTGCAGGTCTAGAAGATCATTTTTGTGGCAAGTTATTAGGCCTGCCAATGGGCTGTGATGTTTGCTATACCAATCATGCTGAAGCTGATCAAAACGACATGGATAACTTACTCACCTTACTTGGTGTAGCAGGGTGCTCTTTTGTTATGGGGATTCCAGGGTCAGATGACATTATGCTCAATTACCAAACCACATCGTTTCACGATGCTCTTTATGTCAGGAGAGTATTGGGGTTAAAGCCGTCACCAGAGTTTGAAAAATGGCTTAGTGACATGGCTATTTTTAAGGATGTTGATAACTTTATTTTGTCTGATGAGATGCCTTCCTCTTTTGCACATTCATTAACCTCTTTACCAAGGGGCAGACTATGA
- a CDS encoding helix-turn-helix domain-containing protein — translation MKFKNQSSALQRCILQTDDPDQQAGNLTNWQQEYDQMSDGAFYGTVDKLTSQNLHVFREYSNQALHQQCQIWPDAIWFGIPLENNKNVRINGQGLMNNALATRVGDHEFELVTPEDFTIYGVVLENTFLNQIAELQGIELREMDIFKNPALELDPKNLDALKHHLGEIVGENSNKMAAHIKEDILISSLINALPENGNFRRPKPSYQHRKQVVERVKSYIHEHQQVPVTMTELCQIAYVSRRTLQYSFETILGYSPLKFLRMTRLNQVRRALKNAPKESTVVEIAETWGFTHAGQFSSDYKKLFGESPSETLRKSH, via the coding sequence TTGAAGTTTAAAAATCAATCAAGCGCACTACAACGGTGCATATTGCAAACCGATGATCCTGATCAGCAAGCCGGTAACTTAACCAATTGGCAGCAAGAGTACGATCAGATGAGTGATGGTGCTTTTTATGGCACGGTTGACAAGCTCACTAGCCAAAACTTGCATGTTTTTAGAGAGTACAGCAACCAAGCCTTACACCAACAATGCCAAATTTGGCCTGACGCCATTTGGTTTGGAATACCGCTTGAAAACAATAAAAATGTGAGAATTAATGGCCAAGGTTTAATGAATAATGCCTTAGCAACTCGTGTAGGAGATCATGAGTTTGAACTAGTGACTCCTGAAGACTTTACGATTTATGGCGTGGTTTTAGAAAATACGTTTTTAAATCAAATTGCTGAATTGCAGGGTATTGAGTTAAGAGAGATGGATATATTTAAAAATCCCGCTTTGGAGCTCGATCCTAAAAATCTCGATGCTTTAAAACATCATCTTGGAGAAATCGTTGGGGAAAATTCAAACAAAATGGCCGCACATATAAAAGAGGACATTTTAATTTCTAGCCTAATTAATGCCCTGCCCGAAAATGGAAACTTTAGAAGACCAAAACCGAGTTACCAACATCGTAAACAGGTTGTTGAGAGAGTTAAAAGCTATATTCATGAACATCAGCAAGTACCCGTTACCATGACTGAACTATGCCAAATTGCCTATGTTAGCCGCCGAACCTTACAATATAGCTTTGAAACTATTTTGGGGTACAGCCCACTCAAATTTTTACGCATGACTCGGCTTAATCAAGTGAGACGTGCTTTAAAAAACGCTCCTAAAGAGAGTACTGTAGTTGAAATTGCAGAAACCTGGGGCTTTACTCATGCTGGCCAATTTAGTAGCGACTATAAAAAGCTGTTTGGTGAGTCTCCTTCCGAAACCTTGCGAAAATCACACTAA
- a CDS encoding ABC transporter substrate-binding protein, with protein sequence MKQLKPLKFWIIFTALLLLNGCNNSEPIKIAISPWIGYEMPYISDNLKDYPEIQYINTINSSQTMHLLKNKEVDAGYLTLGQVLQLRDQGVPLTVLLISNISAGSDIVVAQANIQTASDIKGKVIGYKKNALGEIMLYHFLHKYQLTRADVKLYDINGKDEIKAFKNKEIDIVISFFPQASKLLKLGANELFDSSEIPETILDVLAVREPVFKTRASDICSAVHIHLRGVDYLKSNYEDSKYQLAQLLNVTAQEAEKSLNGISIPSTEANYHFLEKQSHFSKISNNLFHLLQKNKLLKNHDDLTNLYSNQCIK encoded by the coding sequence ATGAAGCAACTAAAGCCTTTAAAGTTTTGGATAATTTTTACAGCTTTACTTTTATTGAATGGTTGTAACAACTCCGAACCCATCAAAATTGCAATCTCACCCTGGATTGGCTATGAGATGCCTTACATCTCAGATAACCTCAAAGATTATCCCGAAATTCAATACATCAACACTATAAATTCATCTCAAACCATGCATCTTCTTAAAAACAAAGAGGTGGATGCTGGCTATCTAACCCTTGGTCAAGTGCTTCAACTGCGTGATCAAGGAGTTCCGCTAACGGTCTTATTAATTAGTAATATTTCAGCAGGTTCGGATATCGTAGTGGCTCAAGCCAATATTCAAACCGCTTCAGATATAAAGGGCAAAGTCATTGGTTACAAAAAAAATGCACTCGGTGAAATAATGCTATACCATTTTTTACATAAATATCAGCTCACACGTGCCGATGTAAAACTTTATGACATTAACGGAAAAGATGAGATTAAAGCCTTTAAAAACAAAGAAATCGATATCGTCATTAGCTTTTTTCCTCAAGCTAGCAAGCTTTTAAAATTGGGAGCCAATGAGCTTTTTGATAGTTCGGAAATCCCCGAAACCATATTAGATGTATTAGCCGTTAGAGAACCCGTTTTTAAGACAAGAGCCTCAGATATCTGCTCCGCAGTTCACATTCACCTTAGAGGCGTAGACTATCTTAAATCGAATTATGAAGATTCTAAATACCAATTAGCACAGCTGCTAAATGTAACAGCTCAAGAAGCTGAAAAAAGTTTAAACGGAATAAGCATTCCATCTACTGAGGCAAATTATCATTTTTTAGAAAAACAAAGCCATTTTTCAAAGATTTCTAACAATCTTTTTCACCTCTTACAAAAAAACAAACTGCTAAAAAACCATGATGACTTAACCAATTTGTACAGTAATCAATGCATTAAATAA